Proteins from a single region of Methanoculleus taiwanensis:
- a CDS encoding MFS transporter: MMVENQARSVRQRQSGGRASSRTVVLPLVILVIFMDMTVYSLVIPVLPSYIRLLGADAVMIGIIFGMYSAMMFLFSVPMGMLSDRVGRRPVLLAGMVLLAVSTVVFGFATTVSSLIAARIIQGISAAATWSAGLALLADTYDRTELGEKMGVTMSAMGVGMVIGPVAGGYLYEHVGYALTFVVPSVAAGLVAFMILILPLGLHPPPSRRSAALLPESGRLHLALYAAAVVAVAATYGIIEPYLPVYLADSFASSPVVVGLVLGLLALVGVVAQPFAGRLSDRYGGHILVTVGLSLSGIALALVMAMPDLLLVAVAVSLMGITLSLALIPTMPLIADLYRGEGAQGIAFGIYNTFFSVGLAVGPFAGALLTGLLLPRTLFLFHAAFLAVTGVFGFFMLRNAHFRRGGRSAGSSEGLTTPPEDAPRI; encoded by the coding sequence ATGATGGTGGAGAATCAGGCACGAAGCGTGCGGCAGAGACAGTCCGGCGGGCGAGCCTCTTCACGCACCGTCGTTCTGCCCCTCGTGATCCTCGTCATCTTCATGGATATGACGGTCTACAGCCTGGTCATCCCGGTACTGCCGTCGTATATCCGCCTGCTCGGAGCTGACGCCGTGATGATCGGTATCATCTTCGGCATGTACTCTGCTATGATGTTTCTCTTCAGCGTCCCGATGGGGATGCTCTCCGACCGGGTGGGGAGGCGACCGGTTCTTCTGGCCGGGATGGTGCTCCTGGCCGTCTCGACCGTCGTGTTCGGCTTCGCGACGACGGTTTCTTCCCTGATCGCCGCGAGGATCATTCAGGGCATCTCCGCCGCCGCAACATGGTCGGCAGGCCTCGCCCTCCTCGCTGATACCTACGACCGCACCGAGCTTGGGGAGAAGATGGGCGTGACGATGTCGGCGATGGGTGTCGGGATGGTGATCGGCCCGGTTGCCGGAGGGTATCTCTATGAGCACGTCGGGTACGCTCTTACCTTTGTCGTCCCGTCCGTGGCAGCAGGTCTCGTCGCATTCATGATACTCATCCTGCCGCTCGGTCTTCACCCTCCGCCCTCCCGCCGATCTGCTGCCCTGCTGCCGGAGTCGGGCAGGCTCCATCTCGCCCTGTATGCCGCTGCCGTCGTCGCCGTTGCCGCAACCTACGGGATCATCGAGCCGTACCTCCCGGTCTACCTCGCCGATTCATTCGCTTCGTCGCCGGTTGTGGTCGGCCTTGTTCTCGGGCTGCTTGCGCTCGTCGGCGTTGTTGCGCAGCCGTTCGCCGGACGATTGTCCGATCGCTACGGCGGACATATACTGGTGACCGTGGGGCTCTCCCTCTCCGGCATCGCTCTCGCTCTCGTCATGGCGATGCCCGATCTCCTCCTCGTCGCTGTTGCCGTCTCGCTGATGGGGATCACCTTAAGTCTCGCCCTCATCCCGACGATGCCGCTTATTGCCGACCTCTACCGCGGCGAGGGGGCGCAGGGTATTGCATTCGGTATCTACAACACCTTCTTTTCGGTCGGGCTTGCCGTGGGGCCTTTTGCCGGTGCGCTGCTTACAGGCCTGCTGCTGCCTCGCACGCTTTTCCTGTTCCACGCGGCGTTTCTCGCCGTGACGGGGGTCTTCGGGTTCTTCATGCTCCGGAACGCGCACTTTCGGCGTGGGGGGAGATCGGCCGGTTCATCGGAGGGTCTTACTACCCCTCCGGAAGACGCTCCCCGGATATGA
- a CDS encoding RNA-guided pseudouridylation complex pseudouridine synthase subunit Cbf5 has product MTNSEQTMPEQACITRLPGSTGSGIIVIDKPRGPTSHQVTAWVGEILGAKVGHSGTLDPQVSGVLAIMVGDAVRLAQHLLQHGKEYVCLMRLHGDVSREDIERVAKEFTGRIYQRPPRRSAVKRNLRIRKIHELTILDVEGRLVLFRVRCDAGTYIRTLCVHMGLALGVCGHMQELRRTRSGQFSEEHAHTLHDLQDARIRAEKGDTGPLREMILPVEEAVTDLPRVVIRDTAVDAVCRGAVLAGVGVRSLTGFGKGDTITILTEKGELVALGTALESSTKIKPGTPGLVIAPHTVMMKPGTYPRGWKKAARKE; this is encoded by the coding sequence ATGACAAACTCTGAACAGACTATGCCTGAACAGGCATGCATCACCCGGCTCCCGGGATCGACCGGCTCCGGGATCATCGTCATCGATAAACCACGGGGGCCGACCAGCCATCAGGTCACCGCCTGGGTCGGAGAGATCCTGGGCGCAAAAGTCGGCCACTCCGGTACGCTCGATCCGCAGGTCTCCGGCGTCCTTGCCATCATGGTCGGGGATGCCGTGCGGCTGGCCCAGCACCTCCTCCAGCACGGCAAAGAGTACGTCTGCCTGATGCGGCTGCACGGCGACGTTTCCCGGGAAGATATCGAGCGGGTGGCAAAGGAGTTCACCGGCCGGATTTACCAGCGTCCTCCCCGGAGAAGCGCCGTCAAGCGGAATCTGCGGATCCGGAAGATTCACGAGCTTACCATCCTCGATGTTGAAGGAAGGCTCGTCCTCTTCCGTGTACGCTGCGATGCCGGAACATACATCCGCACGCTCTGTGTCCATATGGGGCTTGCACTCGGCGTGTGCGGTCATATGCAGGAACTCAGGAGAACCCGTTCCGGCCAGTTCTCCGAGGAGCACGCCCACACGCTCCACGACCTACAGGACGCGCGCATACGGGCGGAGAAAGGGGATACCGGGCCGCTCCGGGAGATGATCCTGCCGGTGGAAGAGGCGGTGACCGATCTGCCGCGCGTGGTAATCCGGGACACTGCCGTCGATGCTGTCTGCAGGGGAGCGGTGCTTGCAGGAGTCGGCGTCCGGAGCCTCACCGGCTTTGGGAAGGGAGATACGATCACGATTCTGACGGAGAAAGGAGAACTCGTCGCTCTCGGCACGGCGCTTGAAAGCTCGACGAAGATCAAGCCCGGAACGCCGGGACTTGTTATAGCACCGCATACCGTCATGATGAAGCCGGGTACGTATCCGCGTGGCTGGAAGAAAGCCGCCCGAAAAGAGTGA
- a CDS encoding aromatic aminobenezylarsenical efflux permease ArsG family transporter, which yields MSLMGFMETMGTSSVPLVAAFFIGLMMALSPCPLATNIAAIGYLSRRIGSPGQTLIAGSLYGAGRMVVYVGLAALIVMLGLSVQAISLFLQTWGEVLVGPLLIGVGIVMLDLVPLSFGFGGSSRLAAFKERLADQGVAGSFLLGVLFALTFCPFSAVLFFAMLVPLALRTGDPFGVPAVFAVATALPVIAFSLIMVTGVAKVGSAMKAAETFEFWMRRIVGVLFIGIGLSFLAAMLLG from the coding sequence ATGAGCCTGATGGGGTTCATGGAGACGATGGGGACGAGCAGCGTTCCCCTCGTCGCCGCGTTCTTCATCGGGCTGATGATGGCGCTCTCCCCCTGCCCGCTGGCGACGAACATCGCCGCGATCGGGTACCTCTCCCGCCGGATCGGCAGCCCCGGCCAGACCCTCATCGCCGGGTCGCTCTACGGCGCAGGGAGGATGGTCGTCTACGTCGGGCTTGCGGCACTGATCGTCATGCTCGGCCTCTCGGTTCAGGCGATCTCACTCTTCCTGCAGACCTGGGGCGAGGTGCTGGTCGGCCCGCTGCTGATCGGGGTCGGCATCGTGATGCTCGATCTCGTCCCGCTCAGTTTCGGATTCGGCGGCAGCAGCAGGCTCGCGGCGTTCAAGGAGCGGCTCGCCGATCAGGGCGTGGCGGGAAGCTTTCTCCTCGGCGTGCTCTTTGCGCTGACTTTCTGCCCGTTCTCGGCGGTGCTCTTCTTCGCCATGCTCGTCCCGCTGGCCCTCCGGACCGGCGACCCATTCGGCGTCCCGGCGGTCTTTGCCGTCGCCACTGCTCTGCCGGTGATCGCGTTCTCGCTGATCATGGTGACCGGGGTTGCGAAGGTGGGAAGCGCGATGAAGGCGGCGGAGACGTTCGAGTTCTGGATGCGGCGGATCGTCGGCGTGCTCTTCATCGGGATCGGGCTCTCCTTCCTCGCGGCAATGCTGCTCGGGTGA
- a CDS encoding putative zinc-binding protein: protein MAVTVITCSGISNTGKLTTQAGTMLLHCSCGAVEACIAATRPTASLENAVRHADRILVLDGCTDCCGKKKVAALGIEPHLHLVATDCGVVKNGMAEPRFDEIERLAAAVLEAIRR from the coding sequence ATGGCGGTCACCGTCATCACCTGCTCCGGGATCTCGAACACCGGGAAGCTGACCACCCAGGCGGGAACGATGCTCCTCCACTGCTCCTGCGGGGCGGTCGAGGCCTGCATTGCGGCCACCCGGCCGACGGCGTCGCTCGAGAATGCCGTGCGGCACGCAGACCGCATCCTGGTGCTGGACGGCTGCACCGACTGCTGTGGGAAGAAGAAGGTGGCGGCGCTCGGCATCGAGCCGCACCTGCACCTGGTTGCTACCGACTGCGGGGTCGTGAAGAACGGGATGGCCGAGCCCCGGTTCGACGAGATCGAGCGGCTCGCCGCCGCCGTGCTGGAGGCGATCCGACGGTGA
- a CDS encoding VOC family protein — translation MPTITWFDIPADDTGRARTFYQTLFGWKIEPFPGVSREDFWMITAGESAIGGDLYQRDAPGRTMTIFIDVSDAEEFAKRAALLGGAVITEKTAIPGRGYYIVCEDTEKNRFGLWESDPSAQ, via the coding sequence ATGCCGACGATCACCTGGTTTGACATACCTGCGGATGATACCGGACGGGCGCGAACCTTCTACCAGACACTCTTCGGATGGAAGATAGAGCCGTTTCCCGGCGTTTCAAGAGAGGATTTCTGGATGATCACAGCCGGAGAGAGCGCCATCGGAGGCGACCTCTACCAGCGCGACGCTCCCGGCCGGACGATGACGATCTTCATCGATGTATCGGATGCGGAGGAGTTTGCAAAACGTGCGGCCTTACTGGGAGGGGCGGTGATCACAGAGAAGACCGCCATCCCCGGCAGAGGGTACTATATCGTCTGCGAGGATACCGAGAAGAACCGGTTCGGCCTCTGGGAGAGCGATCCTTCGGCGCAATGA
- a CDS encoding nitrophenyl compound nitroreductase subunit ArsF family protein yields the protein MKPERSSPTASRRTPGRRTGSISGRKILPFVVLAVFLACTALFAGCIAAPEGQAAATINGTVTRVEVIHFTTPNQCYSCVVLGDYAEETVTTHFADELASGKMVFDHISIADPAQQEIVERYGATGSSLWIGVYDDQGGFYPEEDVRVWYKLNDKPGFTTYLKTVLEMRLRGDLTQ from the coding sequence ATGAAACCAGAAAGATCAAGCCCTACCGCATCCCGGCGCACGCCCGGGCGGCGCACCGGCAGCATATCCGGCCGAAAGATCCTGCCGTTTGTCGTGCTGGCGGTGTTCCTCGCCTGCACGGCGCTCTTTGCCGGATGCATCGCGGCACCCGAAGGGCAGGCCGCCGCCACAATCAACGGCACCGTCACCAGAGTCGAAGTCATCCATTTCACCACGCCGAACCAGTGTTACTCCTGCGTGGTGCTCGGCGACTATGCCGAAGAGACTGTGACGACGCACTTCGCCGACGAACTCGCCTCCGGGAAGATGGTCTTCGACCACATCAGTATCGCCGACCCGGCGCAGCAGGAGATCGTCGAGCGCTACGGCGCGACCGGATCGTCGCTCTGGATCGGCGTCTACGACGACCAGGGTGGGTTCTACCCGGAGGAGGACGTCCGGGTCTGGTACAAACTGAACGACAAACCCGGGTTTACGACCTACCTGAAGACCGTCCTTGAGATGCGCCTCCGGGGTGACCTTACGCAATGA
- a CDS encoding universal stress protein gives MFRTILLATDGSENARRATEAAVTLAGELSHQVTVVVVHVATSPPSQSRLVRANFDVHALLEEDARQVVRGTLDRLEAAGVSSTLKVALGEPVTEILAVAKKENADLIVIGSRGLGAIRGAVMGSVSQKIAQTADCPVMIVR, from the coding sequence ATGTTTCGTACGATTCTGCTCGCTACGGACGGTTCGGAGAACGCCCGCCGGGCAACGGAGGCCGCGGTCACGCTTGCGGGGGAGCTCTCCCATCAGGTGACGGTCGTGGTGGTGCATGTCGCAACGTCCCCGCCGTCGCAGTCGCGGCTTGTCCGGGCGAACTTCGACGTCCATGCTCTCCTTGAGGAGGATGCCCGGCAGGTGGTGCGGGGGACACTCGACCGGCTCGAGGCGGCGGGGGTGTCCTCTACGCTGAAGGTTGCGCTCGGCGAACCGGTCACGGAGATCCTCGCAGTTGCCAAAAAAGAGAACGCCGACCTGATCGTCATCGGGAGCCGGGGGCTTGGTGCCATCCGCGGAGCGGTGATGGGCAGCGTCAGTCAGAAGATCGCCCAGACCGCCGATTGTCCGGTGATGATCGTCCGGTAG
- a CDS encoding ATP-binding cassette domain-containing protein: MTVITVEELIRHLDRMRACGPIPFDVKEGEILGLLCPNGYGKRTLVSMLTTLLIPMPDFAERSAFAIFGNLGDVRRSLAVVFQEEILDPKMTGRENLDFHARLHGIGKEVRDRRIDDILERIELFEMADAPVETYTPGMVKRLEIARSLVHNPTVLLLAEPTSGQDEFSKRGIWDYLKRLNRERGITIVLTTHHVDEVDFLCDRVAIVDSGEIVALDTPEAFRRMLGGDVTALELGDTL, translated from the coding sequence ATGACAGTCATAACCGTTGAAGAGCTTATCCGGCATCTGGACCGGATGCGGGCGTGTGGTCCCATACCGTTCGACGTGAAGGAAGGGGAGATTTTGGGACTCCTCTGCCCGAACGGCTACGGCAAACGGACGCTTGTCTCGATGCTTACAACACTTCTGATCCCCATGCCCGATTTTGCAGAACGGTCGGCGTTCGCCATCTTCGGGAACCTCGGTGACGTTCGCCGGAGCCTTGCAGTCGTCTTTCAGGAGGAGATCCTCGACCCGAAGATGACCGGACGGGAGAACCTCGATTTTCATGCCCGCCTGCACGGTATCGGAAAGGAGGTCCGCGATCGCCGGATCGACGATATACTCGAACGGATAGAACTCTTCGAAATGGCGGACGCCCCGGTTGAGACCTACACGCCCGGCATGGTCAAGCGGCTTGAGATCGCCCGAAGTCTTGTCCATAACCCGACGGTTCTCCTGCTTGCCGAACCCACGAGCGGACAGGACGAGTTCTCAAAACGAGGCATCTGGGACTATTTAAAACGACTGAACCGTGAGCGTGGCATTACGATCGTCCTCACGACGCATCACGTGGATGAAGTTGATTTCCTCTGCGACCGTGTTGCTATCGTCGACAGCGGGGAGATCGTTGCCCTTGATACCCCCGAGGCGTTTCGGAGAATGCTCGGTGGCGATGTGACTGCGCTCGAACTCGGGGATACTCTCTGA
- a CDS encoding YbgA family protein, whose translation MRTFATPNVVVSRCIEFDRCRYNHDIIASPIVRELKDHVRFFPVCPEMAIGLGVPRDPIRLIARGGATRLVQPATGRDVTEEMEAFAEEYLQSLHGIDGFILKSRSPSCGVRDVRIYGGSHVPAAADRNSGLFAREVRKRCSHLAIEDEGRLRNYRIREHFLTKLFTLAELREFGTERSSARLREFHSDHALLLRAYNPEEEHALERIAGDATIPFDTAYREYTKHMYRALSHPPDLEAYVQVMTGVMQSFSEKLSKDERGLFSDAIRKYRAGNTSRCPAITILKAWVARFGEPVCQRQSLFAPYPDALMEVDEERSDRGRDLWQEAS comes from the coding sequence ATGAGAACCTTTGCAACACCGAACGTCGTAGTGAGCAGGTGCATAGAATTCGACCGGTGCAGGTATAATCATGACATCATCGCCAGCCCAATCGTTCGGGAACTAAAAGACCATGTCAGATTCTTTCCGGTCTGCCCGGAGATGGCGATCGGCCTCGGCGTGCCACGTGACCCTATCCGACTCATCGCTCGCGGCGGCGCCACACGACTTGTGCAACCGGCGACCGGAAGGGATGTCACGGAAGAGATGGAAGCGTTTGCCGAAGAGTACCTGCAGTCGCTCCACGGAATCGACGGTTTCATTCTCAAGTCGCGCTCACCGTCGTGCGGGGTGCGGGATGTCCGCATCTACGGCGGGTCTCACGTTCCAGCCGCCGCCGACCGGAACAGCGGGCTCTTTGCCAGAGAGGTTCGGAAACGCTGTTCACATCTCGCTATCGAAGATGAGGGAAGGCTGCGAAACTATCGGATTCGGGAGCACTTTCTGACCAAACTCTTCACACTCGCGGAACTGCGCGAATTTGGGACGGAACGCTCATCCGCTCGTCTCCGGGAGTTCCACAGCGATCATGCACTCCTCCTCCGGGCGTACAACCCTGAGGAAGAGCACGCACTCGAACGGATTGCAGGGGATGCGACCATACCATTCGATACGGCCTATCGTGAGTATACCAAGCATATGTACCGTGCCCTGTCCCACCCACCGGATCTTGAAGCTTACGTACAGGTGATGACCGGCGTGATGCAGTCGTTCTCGGAGAAGCTCTCGAAAGACGAAAGAGGTCTCTTTTCCGATGCCATACGGAAGTACCGGGCAGGGAACACCTCACGCTGCCCGGCGATCACTATCCTCAAGGCCTGGGTGGCGCGGTTCGGTGAGCCCGTCTGTCAGAGGCAGAGCCTCTTTGCACCATACCCGGATGCGCTGATGGAGGTGGATGAAGAGCGATCCGACCGTGGACGTGACCTCTGGCAGGAGGCGAGCTGA
- a CDS encoding SulP family inorganic anion transporter, which yields MRFDLSALKKTWLSNVRGDTLAGMTVALALIPEAIAFSIIAGVDPMVGLYASFCIAVVIAFAGGRPGMISAATGSMALVMIVLVRDHGLEYLLAATILTGIIQFVLGQLNVGRFISFVPYSVVLGFVNSLAILIFLAQVPFLIGASLAMYVMVAATLAIIYLLPRVTKAVPSSLVAILVMTAAAIAFGIEVLTVGDLGAITRALPLFHLPAVPLTAETLLIILPYSLTLVVVGLLESLLTASIVDEMTDTGSNKDREVRGQGIANCVAGFFGGMAGCAMIGQSVINVRSGGTGRLSTLVAGLFLIFLIIALGDIVAQIPMAALVGVMIVVAIGTFEWQSIRDLPKIPAGDAAVMLLTIAIVVYTHDLAKGVLAGVVLAALIFGWKISVISAPGTLRDDGVKVYAVKGQLFFGTMTSFIGLFNYAGDPERVRIDFSHSHIWDHSAVEAIARVVHKYQQQGKSVYVIGLNPESQETLDKGFS from the coding sequence ATGCGGTTTGATCTGAGCGCGCTGAAGAAAACGTGGCTCTCCAACGTCCGGGGCGATACCCTCGCCGGGATGACCGTAGCCCTTGCTCTGATCCCCGAGGCGATTGCCTTCTCCATCATCGCCGGTGTCGACCCCATGGTGGGGCTCTATGCCTCGTTCTGCATCGCCGTCGTGATCGCCTTCGCCGGTGGAAGGCCGGGGATGATCTCCGCAGCCACCGGGTCGATGGCGCTCGTCATGATCGTCCTGGTACGCGACCATGGACTCGAATACCTCCTGGCGGCGACGATCCTCACCGGCATCATCCAGTTCGTCCTCGGGCAGCTGAACGTCGGGCGGTTCATATCGTTCGTCCCCTACTCGGTCGTCCTCGGGTTCGTCAACTCCCTGGCCATCCTGATCTTCCTCGCCCAGGTGCCGTTCCTCATCGGCGCCTCGCTTGCGATGTACGTGATGGTCGCGGCAACGCTCGCCATCATCTACCTCCTTCCCCGGGTGACGAAAGCCGTCCCGTCGTCGCTCGTTGCCATTCTGGTGATGACAGCCGCCGCCATAGCCTTCGGCATAGAGGTCCTTACCGTCGGGGATCTCGGGGCGATCACCCGGGCGCTCCCGCTCTTCCATCTGCCCGCGGTGCCGCTGACCGCAGAGACGCTCCTGATCATTCTCCCTTACTCCCTGACGCTCGTTGTCGTCGGCCTGCTGGAGTCGCTTCTGACGGCCTCGATCGTCGACGAGATGACCGACACCGGGAGCAATAAGGATCGCGAGGTTCGGGGGCAGGGAATTGCAAACTGCGTCGCGGGTTTCTTTGGTGGGATGGCGGGCTGTGCGATGATTGGCCAGTCGGTCATCAATGTCAGGTCAGGAGGGACCGGCAGACTCTCGACACTCGTCGCCGGTCTTTTTCTGATCTTCCTCATCATCGCCCTCGGCGATATTGTCGCGCAGATACCGATGGCCGCCCTGGTCGGCGTCATGATTGTGGTTGCGATCGGAACCTTCGAGTGGCAGTCGATTCGTGATCTCCCAAAGATCCCGGCAGGGGACGCGGCCGTGATGCTCCTAACGATCGCAATTGTGGTTTATACCCACGATCTCGCAAAAGGGGTCCTCGCCGGCGTTGTTCTCGCTGCCCTGATCTTCGGATGGAAGATCTCGGTCATCTCGGCGCCGGGCACGCTCCGGGATGACGGTGTCAAGGTCTACGCAGTAAAAGGCCAGCTCTTCTTCGGTACGATGACCTCTTTTATCGGTCTCTTCAATTATGCCGGCGACCCGGAACGGGTGCGGATCGATTTTTCTCATTCCCACATCTGGGATCACTCGGCCGTGGAGGCGATAGCCCGCGTCGTACATAAATACCAACAGCAGGGTAAATCGGTATATGTCATCGGCCTGAACCCGGAGAGCCAGGAGACGCTCGATAAGGGATTTTCCTGA
- a CDS encoding arsenate reductase ArsC: protein MKKRVLFVCTHNAARSQMAEGYLNARYGDRYQAFSAGTAPGTLNPYAVRAMAEIGIDISGHRAKDLGEFDEQEMDVLVAVCEGGLCPFFPWAKEEIHKEFPDPSTLTGTDEEIMAGVRRIRDAITAWIDGTFGED from the coding sequence ATGAAAAAGAGAGTTCTCTTCGTCTGCACCCATAATGCCGCCCGCTCGCAGATGGCGGAAGGGTATCTGAACGCCCGCTACGGCGACCGCTACCAGGCCTTCTCGGCCGGCACCGCTCCCGGAACCCTGAACCCCTACGCCGTCCGGGCGATGGCGGAGATCGGGATCGACATCTCCGGCCACCGCGCAAAAGACCTCGGTGAGTTCGACGAGCAGGAGATGGACGTTCTCGTCGCCGTCTGCGAGGGAGGGCTCTGCCCCTTCTTCCCGTGGGCGAAGGAGGAGATCCACAAGGAGTTCCCCGACCCTTCGACCCTCACCGGCACCGACGAGGAGATCATGGCCGGCGTCCGGCGGATCCGCGACGCGATCACCGCCTGGATCGACGGGACGTTTGGAGAAGACTGA
- a CDS encoding aldo/keto reductase — protein sequence MAALEMRTFGKGDRKVTAVGLGGEGILRTYGRGKEAEAVIREALAAGITYFDSAQAYAGSEEYYGSVWSNEPEKRRGIFQASKSVDRDRAGAELTLERTLARMGTDHLDLWQIHDVRSFPELTAIEGPDGALGAFVEAREAGLVRNIGVTGHHDPSVLTYAVENWPVDSVMMPVNPVEGALGGFLDTTLPAAREQGMAVIGMKVLGASHYLDPDGGITADLLIRYALAQDISVVIVGCSTPGEVRALAAAGRGAAPLADEEQNLLVDVFRPYARELAYYRGTF from the coding sequence ATGGCAGCACTGGAGATGCGAACATTCGGGAAGGGCGACCGGAAGGTCACCGCTGTCGGGCTCGGGGGCGAAGGCATCCTGCGGACCTACGGTAGGGGGAAGGAGGCCGAAGCGGTTATACGGGAAGCGCTCGCCGCCGGGATCACCTATTTTGACTCGGCGCAGGCTTACGCGGGAAGCGAGGAGTACTACGGAAGTGTCTGGTCGAATGAACCCGAAAAGCGGCGTGGCATCTTTCAGGCGAGCAAGTCGGTCGACCGCGATCGTGCGGGAGCAGAGCTGACCCTCGAGAGGACCCTTGCGAGAATGGGAACCGACCACCTCGACCTCTGGCAGATCCACGACGTGCGATCATTCCCCGAACTGACGGCCATCGAGGGTCCCGACGGTGCTCTCGGTGCGTTTGTCGAGGCACGGGAGGCGGGGCTTGTCCGGAACATCGGTGTCACCGGTCACCATGATCCCTCGGTGTTGACCTACGCCGTCGAGAACTGGCCGGTGGACTCCGTGATGATGCCGGTCAACCCGGTAGAAGGGGCGCTTGGCGGGTTCCTCGATACGACGCTCCCTGCGGCACGGGAGCAGGGGATGGCGGTCATCGGCATGAAGGTGCTCGGGGCGTCGCACTACCTCGACCCGGACGGAGGCATCACCGCCGACCTCTTGATCCGCTACGCCCTTGCTCAGGATATCTCGGTGGTGATCGTCGGGTGCTCGACCCCCGGAGAAGTGCGGGCACTCGCGGCGGCCGGTCGGGGTGCCGCTCCGCTCGCCGATGAGGAACAGAATCTCCTCGTCGATGTGTTCAGGCCTTACGCACGGGAGCTCGCTTACTATCGGGGAACATTCTAA
- a CDS encoding RDD family protein yields MVTLVLARWTTRFWAWLIDIILVGLLGSALSIQVGPLFRTHLLPVGFDAIGIDGVLLFLYWTVLEGYRGQSIGKMALNIKVTGRTGDDIGYTAAAIESFGKAFLLVIDCLIGWIAMPGSKQRLFNRLSNTIVVETEYREQEGIRYVKQDE; encoded by the coding sequence ATGGTAACGCTCGTTCTCGCCAGGTGGACGACCAGATTCTGGGCGTGGCTCATCGACATCATCCTCGTCGGCCTCCTCGGTTCAGCTCTATCCATACAGGTAGGGCCGCTTTTTCGCACTCACCTGCTCCCCGTGGGGTTTGATGCCATCGGCATTGACGGCGTTCTGCTCTTTCTCTACTGGACGGTGCTCGAGGGCTACCGGGGCCAGTCAATCGGGAAGATGGCTCTGAATATCAAGGTCACCGGACGCACCGGGGACGATATCGGATATACTGCTGCAGCCATCGAGAGCTTCGGGAAGGCATTCCTCCTCGTCATAGACTGTCTGATAGGCTGGATCGCCATGCCGGGATCGAAGCAGAGGCTCTTCAACCGCCTCTCAAACACGATCGTAGTCGAGACGGAGTACCGCGAACAGGAAGGGATCAGGTATGTAAAACAGGATGAGTGA
- a CDS encoding rhodanese-like domain-containing protein — protein MVGMKEIVRVAAVLLLLIGLILASGCTEGGLSGGGEGNSGGGEEGVLPVGDEGAGSLAPQEARTFIEMDAPIVVDVRTPAEYAGGHLAGAINIDSSSLGNRIGEMDPNATYLLYCKAGVRSGNALGLMQDAGFTRVYDIEGGITAWKAAGLPVVQG, from the coding sequence ATGGTTGGAATGAAAGAGATTGTGCGGGTTGCAGCGGTTCTCCTTCTGCTCATCGGCCTGATACTTGCTTCCGGGTGTACGGAAGGCGGCCTTTCCGGCGGCGGGGAGGGTAACTCCGGGGGAGGAGAAGAGGGTGTTCTCCCCGTAGGGGATGAGGGGGCAGGCTCTCTCGCGCCGCAGGAGGCACGGACATTCATTGAGATGGATGCCCCGATCGTCGTCGACGTCCGGACACCCGCTGAGTATGCGGGCGGCCACCTTGCCGGAGCGATTAACATCGACTCTTCCTCGCTTGGCAATCGTATCGGGGAGATGGATCCAAATGCGACGTACCTTCTGTACTGCAAGGCAGGCGTCCGGAGCGGGAATGCCCTCGGCCTGATGCAGGATGCCGGTTTCACCCGCGTCTACGATATCGAGGGCGGCATCACGGCATGGAAGGCGGCGGGTCTTCCGGTGGTGCAGGGGTAA